The DNA segment AGCAAGTCTTACAAGGAAAGGTTTAGTTTctgcatggaaaaaaaatggtTCAGAGGACTAAATTTCGTGTATGCAGTGCAATATGAGTGTATTAAAATAGTTTTATTACTGATAATTTACGTTATGTTGCATTTTATGTGAAAGCAATAACATGATGCAGTAATAAAATGTAATGTTGACATATATGGTTTAGTTGAATGATTGCAAGCAAATGCATGAGCACTATTTAACCTGTTTTACTGACTGGATAATATACGAAAATCTCAAGTTGTGCAATGCAGCCAAAGGGGGCCCTATGTAGCATTTCTTTAGCTTAGCTTAAGCatgcaaaaaatgaataaaaacccTTATAATATCAGTTTATGTATCATTTCAAATTGTCCGCACCAGAAACAGGCACCCAGAGGACATAAGATGTAggaacagtttttttcttttcaagttgtATTCAGTGGGTGCGCAGAGCTGCCAATTATTTCAATGATTTGAAATTAGTGCCATTGCCTTCTTCATCTAAGTATGTACATGTTTGCTGCAATTTTATTGCCCTGACCTTTTGTTTTTTCTAGCTCTTCATGCCTACAGGGTCAGCCAGTACAGCGAGTACTTGAAGAGGGCAGTGTTTAATTACCGGCTGAGTCGTGCAAGGAGGCTCATAGAAAACAGTTTTGGTATCCTGGCTAGTAGGTGGCGAATACTGAAGAGACCCTTTCGAGCGTCAGAAGAAACCACCGAGAACATTGTAAAGGCATGTGTGGCGCTCCACAATTTTCTAATGAAAGATTCGATGTTTTCAAGAACAACGTACAACCCTCctggatttgttgaccatgaagACTGGGAGGGAAATGTCACAAATGGGGCATGGAGGAACGACAGTAGTGCCCTTCCTGGATGGACAGACCAGGGGTACCACTCTGCTTGGTAACTATTATTTCCATGACGGCATGAAATCAATAATAATTTgcatttcctgctttatttacatTAAAGCAATTGAAGCTCATCGATAACAAATAGCGAAACATTCAAAACATTTGATTTAACTTGATCATTTAACACGACATAAGATCTTGTTCATTAGAGTTTGCGTTAAGAATTGTAgcagtgcaaaaatacatgcgtaTTTCATGTTTTCAACAATGTCAGTGGGTACAGCTAACGACGAGGAGTAAAACACGCCCATTAGAACTGTGAcctcagacagacaggcagaataAGCTGAAGGAAAAGGTTGAACATCTCGTGCATTTCTGTGTTACAGGGCTGCATTGGAGATAAGGGATAGGCTGGCATCCTACTTCATGAGCGACGGCCAGGTGCCATGGCAGGAAAGTGTCGTGACCCGTGCAGGACGGCAGGTAATTTCCAATAACAGGCAACTACTTGTCAGCATGCACAAACACTATCATGTCAAAAGAAAGCTGAAATTGCTTGCTTTCATAGAAAAATTTTATCGATTGCTTGCACTttacatttcatttattcatactgctcCATTTCAGCTTCATACAGCAGCTTGTGGATTTGGAATGTTACCtcacatctttttttgtgtggtAGCATCCTCAGTTTAGCAGCTATCCAGTGTGCTGCCTCTTGACTGTCATCTTTCGGTGCaggcatttcatttttcttttttagttctaACAGCGTAGCTGAGCAGCTCCTCAAGACATCTTTCACCGCATCGTCGAAGCTGTCAGACTGCCTTCTTTTGGTCCTGCATATAAATATATCCGCACAATGTTTTTTTGCAATCACTGATTATCATTCAAATACCGCAGGAAATGTGAACCATGCCAGTACCGAGAGGAAGGTACATCGGATGCTCGCCTTTTGGCAGACCTGCAGGACAGGCCACATCATTAGACTCAAGAGAAATGCACTGGAAAAGTATGTCTGCTTCCAATAAAAGAAAGTGCGCACAGCTTTCTTACCCTGGATCTGGGGCAGCGGCTCCTGCTTGTGAAGTTGACAACCTGCCTCAAAAAAATGTTTGTTATGGTGTCATATTCCGACACAAGAAAGTGAACACCAACTTACCCTGAAGAGCCAGCAGCAGATGCCGCACCTTCTGATGTGCTGGGGAGcctatagaaaaaataaaaatgctgccaTTTATGTCGTGCAAAAAACATGTTGTCTACTTGCAATGCTATGAAAAGGAGCAAGACATATCACACTCATCTAGTACCCGAAAGCTTGGTTTCACACCttgttgcagtttttagacgtgcaGTCATTAAATAGAACACAAGTTTTTCCCCGTGCATTGCAGTGTTGAGTGTGTGATTCACTTGAAACTGCAGACCAGCGACGAGTCATGACAGCAACTAAGCCAAGATCTGTATGTACATAAAACTAATCCATTTGTATGGGAGTGCAGCATAACAGCGCATAATAGAGTGGACACACTCTTAAACGTGAAAGGCTGGTGAAAAGGGTGTATTGACATGGAACCTGGGGTGCACCACAGCTAGGAAAACTGAAAATCACCACTCACCTCAAATCGTCCTCATCGGTAAAGTCATTGGGGCTGTCAGAGTACCTGCATTATATAAAGACATAGGATGTTGTTACTATTGGTGGATAATGACACCACAATTAGTACAGCTTACATTTCTTGAAAAAGCGCAGCAGCCGGGCTTGATATACAGCTGCACAGGTGAATGAAATGACAATGTTGTACATAAACTGTTTCGCTGCAGTAACCGTTACGGTAAGCAAACTACGAGGTGCACACCTGGCCACCAGTCTAGGACTGGAAGGGCTGTTGGATGACAGTGGAGATGTCAGAATGGAGCTGCACAAAAGCACAGATGCATAACAAGATAAATCACTTGAAGCTTTATAAACTGAAGTTATACTTATGAAAACAAGACTTAACGTACATGTCCTCTTCTGGGGGCACATTTGATGAAGACCTGAAATGTAAAATTTGAGGTGTTTTGATGCAAAGCCTGCAGATTTCTTGCCAGGAAAAAGGTAATGTGAAAATACCAATAGCGAAGCTATCAGCGCAGCTGAAGAGAAAATAAATTGTTAAAAACACAGACGCTTGGGCAGTCAAATTACGTAAAGAGATATTAAACACGAAGAAAGCAGCTTAAAAAGAATGGTAGGACAGGTGACAGTAGTGAAGTTATCAATGCCAGGCTTGAGTTGGCGCAGATGGCTACGCAACtaagttgcctttttttttacctttcggcATAATGTGGTGTGCTCCTCAGCATGCCATCCACGATGTCAAAAAGTGTCCACTTCGTGTGGACCTTTCCGGCCTCTCCTCCGGCGCCACTTTTCCGGCTCCCCTCCGATGCCGACACAATTTTCAGCCAACGATCCTTCACGTTTTTAAATTTTGCGGCTGCTTGCGGTCCTACAGAAATGCCACTGTTTATCACCAAGAAAGGTCGAAAAATGAAAAGATGAGCAACTTGTTTGAGTGCTCAAGCGGCGCTGTACGAAGCGCGCAGCCTGATACGACATGCGAACCGCTCAGGCAAAATCACCATGCCCGTAGGAAACCGAGATTCCacatcatttgctccgcagcacaccgctagAGCACTCTAAACAAGTGTGCTCACCCCCGCACATTCCTGCCGACGTGAACATTCAGCGGAAACTCAGATAAAGAATGAAAACAGCTCACCAGTCAGATCGAATGTTCTGCCGATGATCGCCCACCGGTTCATTTTGGCGTCCTTATCTTTGTACTCCGGGTGAGTTTTGTCGTACAAAAAGGGGAACACGCGAACAGTCTCCAGAAATTGTTCCATCATGTTCTCCCGGTTGAAATTCATTTTGTCACGTGGATGTACACGAGAAGAAAGCACTAGCGCTGTTTGTCGCGGTTGGCTCGGAGCGCTCGGTCGTCGATCGTggttctgccgccgccgctggaagTTAACTTTGGCAGTAGCCAAGAGGTGGCGCTAGGAGAAAGCCTGGACGTTTCTCATTGGTTCGCGGCACGcggcaagccgccgaaaatggctcctcgacccaTCCTCTGCGCGGCAGACCAAACCGCCTCCGCGGCAGGTTTCGCGGCACGCGGCGCGCCGCCGGCGGCGTGCCGCGCGCGTCTTGCCGCCAGTGTGTTCGTACcttaaggggcgctcacattagcgggaaaacgcgcaacgccgggcgtttcccgcgtgccgcttcccgcccaagccggtttttctcccgcggacagcctgctctcccgtcccgcggagcgatgggttcggtacctatttttcccgtgccggtgattaaggacagccaatgggcgccgaccgtgaaccgtgacgtcggtccccccttcggcggcggcggaggctgcgcgcgtccggccggccggccccggccggccgggcactcggcggctgctgtGCCAGCATGAATAGGCCATTTGGGGATTCCAAGACGTCGTTCCCAGtccagtgaccccgtcggcggaggcggaggctgcgcgcgtccggccggccggtcACTCGGCTGTTGCTTTTGCCACCATGAGCATGCGAGTTGAGGATTTTGAGCGGTTCCTGGAGTGCATTCGGCCCTACCCTTTTCTATATGACAAAACGCATTGCGATTATAAGGACACAGATGCCAAGAACAACCGATGGCAATTAATCGGACTGGAGTTCGGCCTTACTGGTAAGTTTATTTCGTTGTGTAGTGTCTAGTATCCGGTGTCGATCCAGGTGTCTGTCAgcatgagaaaaatattttttgcagctaCCGAGGCATCAGCAAAATTTAAGAATGCCAGGGACCGTTGGCTTAAGATTGTCAGCGGCACTGACGCCACATGTCGGAGTGGGGCACCCGGCAACGGCGGCAACGCCACGAAAAAGTGGGCGCTCTTCCCCCTGATGGACGGCATGCTGCGAAGCACGCCGCACTACGCTAGTAGGTTAGTATAATCACACCTTTGCCGGCATGTTTTACCCTTTCAGTGTGAATCTTTTTCTGACTTGGTGCACAGCCACAGTTCCCCAAAAGTGCCTCCGCTACCCTTTTCGCAGTGGGAAGGAGAACTGCACTTTCGCAACCCCAATATCATTGAAAGGCTAGCTAGAATTGGGCGCGATTGGGCACCGCCTCTGGGTTCCTTTGTGCTTGCGGCACTTTGCTTCGATACGCGTACGGCGGTATATATGCATATGCCATGGTTCAGAACATAATGCGAGGTGTGATTTTGAA comes from the Amblyomma americanum isolate KBUSLIRL-KWMA chromosome 1, ASM5285725v1, whole genome shotgun sequence genome and includes:
- the LOC144115667 gene encoding uncharacterized protein LOC144115667, encoding MLRSTPHYAERSSSNVPPEEDISILTSPLSSNSPSSPRLVASCISSPAAALFQEMYSDSPNDFTDEDDLRLPSTSEGAASAAGSSGLSTSQAGAAAPDPGSAKRRASDVPSSRTKRRQSDSFDDAVKDVLRSCSATLLELKKKNEMPAPKDDSQEAAHWIAAKLRMLPHKKRCEVTFQIHKLLYEAEMEQYE